The Pongo pygmaeus isolate AG05252 chromosome 20, NHGRI_mPonPyg2-v2.0_pri, whole genome shotgun sequence sequence AGAGAGAGATGCTAGGGGTAGGTGCCAGTAGCTCTGGCTACACCCAGCTCTCTTCAGGAAAAAGGTCCCAACCCAGTGTCTTCAAAAGCCACTGGAGCACACAGGAAGGAGAAACGGTGACCTCTGGCCAGCCCCAGCCACTCCAGTGGTTCTCACCCTGCAAGCTAGGCTAGGACAAGGACGGAGACACACCAGCTGAGGCTGCAACAAAGCTGGCAGGAAGTGTGTGGAGCGGGTCCCAAGCATGTGCGTGCTGACAGGGCGACTCCCAAGGTCACCATCCTCCTCCCCCCGCCCCGAGATCCCGCCtgaggccccccacccacccagcccTCCCCAGTCACCGCCAATTCCAGCAAAACAGCAGAAGCTTCTTAAACTCTAGATGCAGGTTACACGGAAGGCCTTACGGGTTAACTCAGGGGTTCACTAATTCTAGTCTCCATGCAGTCGGGGAAATAGTGGAGCGGCTGGCCCAGCCTCGCCGGTTATGGCACCCGCACATGCGTGTGGCcacgtgtgtctgtgtgagtgtacGCTCCCTACAAGGGCCCCCCCTCCTGACCtgctcctccctcacctcctctgAAGCCGGATTCGGTCAGCTGTGTAATTCCTCCCTCCCATGTAGCTGGCCCAAGTGGGCTGCCAGAGATGACCCTATTACAGCCCAGGGGCCCCTGCCCACCAGAAGTCCCCCCCACCTCCCCGTTTATAGGATGAGCATGGTGGCCCCACCCACCTGCCAGGAGGGCAGGTGGACggatggacggacggacggacggacggggAAGGCATCTGGATTTGAGTCCCACTCACTCCTCCCTAACCCCCCTCAACCAGGGCACAGCGACTTCCGGATGCAGCGCACTCCCCAGTAATCCCTCCGACGACGACGCAGACAGAAACCtgcagggggaggaggaaggtcATGGCCTGGGACCTTTCGGCCCCCAAGACAGTGCTGACTTGCCAGCTGCAGTCTCCTCACCTGGCAGTCTCCATGATCACCTAGACCCCGTAGAAAGCCGCCAGCCTCTCCTTGAGCAGCGGCGGGAATTGCTCAGAGAACTGCTGCCAGTTATCTTCCCCAACTTGGTCTTTGAAGCCGTGGAGAATCTGTGGGGAGGGTGGTGGTGAGGGGTAGGCAGGGGCAGAACAAGGGGAGTGCGCCTCTTCCCCCATCCCCAGGCCCCATTGTTACCAGATGGTCTCAGCCCTGCCTGCTCCCAGAACTAGATCAGGGCCCAGTCAGAGCCTCACCTTATAAAACATGTCCCGAAGGTCATCCTTTGGGCTCACCCAGGAGGCTACAGCAtcgcagaagaaaataaagtccTGAAACGTGACGGATCCCAGGTGAGGGGCCGCCCGAGCCCAGCGCCCGCGCCTGCCCTCAGAGCCCAGCTGCCCCAACCTGCACAACGCCCCCCGGGTTGACACCGATCATCATGCAGATGCCGCGGAAGGCTGAGTCCTTCTCCTCGTTGTCCCTGATGTTCCTGAGGGACGTGCACCTGTGGGAAGGTGAGCAGCTGGAGGTCAGAGGGCAGGCAGGGCATGCGTCTGTGGAGGGCTGGGTCACTGGGGATCAGTGAGTGGGCCTGGGACATGCAtctgtgggggtggggcagggcagggggtcAGTAGGCAGATGGGGCTGGAAGTGCACAGGCGAGGGAGGGGGTTGGGCCCGTCCCGCCCACCACACAGCAGGCTTGACACGTGGACACACACCAAGGCCGGATGAACTGCTGCAGCATGGGTGCCACCTCCTGGGGGCACACGTAGCCCAAGCGGCCGATGGTGATGGCTGGAATGGCAGAGGGACTCGTCAGGCGACCTGCAACCCCGAGCGGCCCCGGGACGGTACGTGGCAGGGCCTCTGGCACAAGGCACCAAGCCCCGCCCCATGAGCCCCAAGGGAATGGCTACTGCAGCCACCCTGGTCCCCCAGGCTTGGCCCAGCCAGGGGTCCTCCTCATCACACCTGAGTCTCTTCCCAGGTCTCTCTacatctatctttctttctttcctttcccttttctttctttccgttttgttttgttttgtttttgagatggagtcttgctctgttgcccaggctggagtgcagtggcaacatcttggctcactgcaatctgcctcagcctccttagtagctgggattgcaggcacgtgccattacccctggctaatttttgtattttttagtagagatagggtttcaccacgttggccaggctagtctcgaactcctgacctcaggtgatctgcctcccaaagtgctgagattacaggcatgagccattgcacccagcctgaggCTGCATCTTTCTTGGGGCTTCTCCCAGTGCCCCCTTCCAGGTACTTCCAGACACCTTCCTTGGTTCCTTGACAAGCCTCTTTCTGATGCCCTTCCCAGCCCAGAACCCCACCTCCAGAAGGCGGGCAGGGGTGCAGGCAGCAGCCGGGCCAGGTGCCCACCTGTGTTTTCCAGCAGTGTCTTGGGTGTGTTGGGTCGGTTAATGATCTCCACCAGGTTGTTGAGGACCATCTGCACATAAGGCTGCATCTCTGCCCCTGGGGGAGCACCCAATCAGAGCCCTGCACAGCCCCCGCCACCCACAGGGGGCCAGGGGGCCGCCCCACCTCACTCACCACTCGCCCCAGTTCCAACTAGAGACTGGCCAACCACTACCAGCGAGGAAACAAAAGACCTTCTCCGGCTAATCCCCACCCAGAATCCCTGGCCAACCAGGGACAGACCCACACCCTCCAAACATCAGAGGCTTCTCTAGAGTCGCAAAGGTGACAACACGCTGTCcaagtcaaaggaaaaaaaaaaaagccaaagtcaCCCAACCAATCCGAATGAGTCTTTTAGCCAACTACACAAAACGGTCCAATCAGAACAGCCCTCCTATCCCTCCTCTTTGGAGAAGCCAATCACAAATGACCTTTCTGCTTGGCTCCACCCCTGACGACCCCCCAGAGACTTCCCTTGAAGGAAGCTGTCAGTCAGAGCTAGGGTCCCACCCCCAGGTTGAGAACAGGCTAATGTGGGGAGCGTGTTGCCACTTGCAGGGCACTCACCCATCTGCATGCAGATTTCACCAATGGCCCAGGTGGCGTTGTTGCAGACGGAGATGAACTCTGGGTTCAGGTTGGTGCCCAGAATGGGCATGAACTCGGCTAGTGGGGAGAAACAGGGGTGCTGAGAAGGAGGGCCAGCCAGGGTAAGCTGCAGGACCTAGTCCAGCAGGCCCCATCAGACAGTACGAATACATCCCAATGTGGTCACAGTCATCCCCGGGTATTGCTCTCCATCACTTGAGGCCGGGGCTGGGGTCATGGGTTAGGGACAAGGCGAGTGTCGTACCGATACAGGGCttgacatggatgaagcaggcTTTGGTGAGGTCTCCCAGGAGGGCAAAGGAGCTCTGCCGGACCTCAGGCATCGAGTCCTAGGGATTCAAGAAAGATCAGTGTGGCTAGGCTCCCTTCCTCCTAACCAGGACAGCTCAGAGGGCACAGTCCCTGGTGCATGTCCAGCCTCTGCCACTTTCCAGTTCTAGGGCTCCCAGCTGTTCCTTAACCTCCCTAGCCTCCAGACCACATCTGCAGTGCCCCACTGCATTGGCAGTGCCCCAACGGTCATCCCTCAGTGTCCGTGGGGGATTCTTTCCAGGTCCCTGCAGATATAAAAATCCACGGATGTGCAAGTCCTTGATATAAAGTGGCATAGtgttagggccaggcgcagtggctcatgcctgtaatctccagcactttggcaggccgaggcaggcagatcacttgaggtcaggagtttgagaccagcctggccaacatggcaaaaccctgtctttactaaaaatacaataaaattagccaggcatagtgggacacgcgtgtagtcccagcttcttgagaggctgaggcaggagaactgcttgaaccctggaggtggagtttgcagtgagccgagatcacaccattgcactccagcctgggtgacagagtgagactctgtctcaaaaaaaaggtggggggcgGTGGGTGCGGCATAGTGTTTGCATATGCACCTATGCACATTCTCCTGTACACTTACCATCATCTCTAAATCACTTATATCTAATACAATGTCAACAGTATGggaatagttgttatactgtattgtttagggaataacaAGAACAAACTTCTGTATGCGTTCAGTACAGATGTAATTTTTCCTCTGAGTATTTTCAATCTGAGGTTGCTTGAATCTTGGGATGTAGAACCCACAGATACGGAGAGCCAACTGCGCTGGGGCAGGGACTTGGGCTTTCacgttttctattttctttctttctttctttctttttttgaagacagagtctcagtttattgcccaggctggagtgcagtgacatgatctcagctcactgcaacctccgcctcctgggttcaggcaattctcctgcctcagcctcccaagtagctgggattacaggtgcccgccaccatacccgactaatttttgtattttcagtagagacgggatttcaccgtgttggccaggctagtctcaaactcctgacctcaagtgattcacccgccacagcctcccaaagtgctggattacaggcatgagcacccggCCTCATACTTtctattttcaaaactgtttgctttttaaaaaaatttttttttaattttagaactggggtttcactatgttgcccaggctggtctcaaactcctgggctcaagcaatcctcctgcctcggcctccaggattactctttaaaataattagaacagCGCCTTTTCCCTGATTTCCTTTGGGCACAACCAGGCCCTGACTCCCCACCAGGGGCAGCCCACGCAGGCTGCTGGGTGTCATCACTGTCCAGGTCCCCAGCCACCTGCATGCACTGGAACAGCAATGTCATGATGTTGCTGCGGGCCACCAGCTGCTCCACGTGACCACCCAGGCCCTCAGCCAGGCCGCTGAGCAGATCCAGTGCTACGATCATGAAGTCCTTGTCGGGAGCCTCATACTGCTCGGGGTGCTGGGTGTACATCTAGACACAGATGGGGACAGGGGCACGGGTGAGTGGAGCAGCCCCGAGGCAGGCCAATGCAGAAACACAGGTGACGGGCCTAGGGGTGCTCACCATGGCCTGAGCCAGTGTCTTCTGCACAAGGGTGACGCAGCGCTGGTAGACGGGCTCACAATAAGGCAGGAAGCCACTCTGCAGGGCGGTGGCCACCGATGACAGACACTGGCAGGGAGGAAGGCAGGTGGGGAGAACTCAGGCGGGGTGGGCAGGACGGGCTTCGGGTGAGGGGCAGGAGCCCACTCACCTCCAGCAGGGGGAAGAGGTCCTTGTCTTCGTCCTTGAGCTCATTCCACTTCTGGATCAGTGGGGGCATCAGCTTCTGGATGTATTCCTGGAGAGGGAGCACGAAATTGGCGCTCCCTGGGTCGGGGTGGCAGACTGTGACTCAGGCACCTGTTGCCCGAGTGATGAGGCCTGAGTGCCTCACCGTGGCTCATAGGACCCTGAAAGGCCTGCCATCCGGCCAGACCTCGAGGCCTTCATTCTTGTCACCTGTCCAAgcactgccctccccaccccacccccctggGAGCGTAGGTCACCGCCTCCTGGTTCCCGAAGCACAGCACTTACCACGCTGTCTCATAACTGTCTTTCTCCCCCACTAGACTGGGAGCAGGGCGAGGGCGGGGCCgggtctgtctgtctgcctgttgAGGTCACGGCCACATCCCTGGCGTGCAACACGGGGTTGCCACCAGGTCACTGGATGCCCAGGGGCACGGGGATCGGGAGGCGGGAGCCGCTCTGGGGTCTTACCGGCTGGTTGAGGTGGTGGCCTACAGAGTCGGCCAGGGTGCCAATGGCGTCGTAGAGGATGAGCAGGTTCTTGTGCTGGTATTTCCCAAAGGCAAAGACAAGGGTGTCCAGGATGTAGCTGAGGTAGGGCACCAGCTCCGTGCAGGCCTCTTCCTCCAGGGTGGCAAAAGCACTGGCGGGAGGGAGGATGAGGCGGGGGGCTCAGTGGACCATGGCAGGTGACACTGGGCCATGGGCAGTGGGGGAGGGCAACTCAGGATCAGCCAGTACGAATACAAGATAAATCAGTTCCACATCAACAGTCACAGGTGTCATCACTTCCCAGAGGGTGGCTGGGGGAGAGTGGGGGCTGTGGGATCAGGGGTCCAGGGTCACCTGCAGGCCGCCTCCTGCACCCTCTTGTTGCCATCCAGGATGCGTTTGAGCAGCTCTGTCATCAGGGGCTTGAGGTGCATGTCGGGTGGCTGGCTGACCACCCAGTGGGCATAGCGGCTCAGTGTCCAGCAGGCAATGGAGCGGACCAAGGCCTTCTTATCCGACAGGCACTGGATCAGGTGCGGGATCAGCTCGGGCAGGTAGGGCACCATGCCCTGCATGCAGCCTACAAGGAAAGGGAACCAAGAGGGGGCAGTTTGATTGGGCCCCAGGAGCAAGCTGGGCCCAGCCACACCCACCCCATGGAGAGAAGAGTCAGCCGCACACAACatatagagaaactgaggcttagaggttAAATCACTGGCCCAGACTCATTTCACAGAGCCAGGTAAAGGCAGGCACAGGAGGGGAAACAGCAGAAGCCTCTCATCCCAAAGCCCCgggttatctttattttttttttggaggaagagtctccctctgtcgcccaggctggggtgcagtggtatgatcatggctcactgcaaccttcacctcctggttcaaacaattctcttgcctcagcctcccaagtagctgggattacaggcccctgccacaatgcccggggaattttttatatttttagtagagacagggttttaccatgttgaccaggatggtctcagtctcctgacctcatgatccacccaccctggcctcccaaagtgctgggattacagacgtgagccaccgcgcccagccaaagagCCCCGTGTTATTGTGTTAATTCAATTCATGCGTTAACTGAATTCATGTGTGAATTCAAAATTGGCTCCGTTACATAGTGAGTGGGGTTTTATGGGGCAGCAGTGACCCAAATGGAATAAAAGCACTTTGcatttgaaactgtttttttttttttgagacggagtcttgctctgtcgcccaggctgcagtgcaatgacgcgatcttggctcactgcaggctccacccctcagggttcacgccattctcctgcctcagcctcccgagtagctgggactacaggcgcccgccaccatgcccggctaattttttgtatttttagtagagacagggtttcaccgtgttagccaggatggtctcgatctcctgacttcgtgatccgcccgcctcggcctcccaaagtgctgggattacaggcgtgagccaatgcgcccggccGAAACTGTTCTTaagatgtttgttttctttttctttttttttttttttgagatggagtcttgctctgttgcccaggctagagtgcaatggtgtgatctgggctcactgcagcctctgcctcctgggttgaagtgatttcctgcctaagcctcccaagtagctgggattacaggcgcccgccaccatacctgactaatttttgtatttttagtagagatggggtttcaccatgttggctagactggtcttaaAATCCCAACCTCAcatgatcccacctcagcctcccagagtgctgcgattacaggtgtccaGCCGtttgtgatttttctatttctccttatttttgtttaattttttaatttattattattattattttttgagacggagtcttgctctattgcccaagctgaagtacagttgcacaatcttggcacactgcaacctccgcctcccggattcaagcaattttcctgcctcaacctctcgagtagctgggattacaggtgtgggccaccacgcgtggctaatttttcgtatttttagtagagacgaggtttcgccgtgttagccaggctggtc is a genomic window containing:
- the TNPO2 gene encoding transportin-2 isoform X5 — its product is MDWQPDEQGLQQVLQLLKDSQSPNTATQRIVQDKLKQLNQFPDFNNYLIFVLTRLKSEDEPTRSLSGLILKNNVKAHYQSFPPPVADFIKQECLNNIGDASSLIRATIGILITTIASKGELQMWPELLPQLCNLLNSEDYNTCEGAFGALQKICEDSSELLDSDALNRPLNIMIPKFLQFFKHCSPKIRSHAIACVNQFIMDRAQALMDNIDTFIEHLFALAVDDDPEVRKNVCRALVMLLEVRIDRLIPHMHSIIQYMLQRTQDHDENVALEACEFWLTLAEQPICKEVLASHLVQLIPILVNGMKYSEIDIILLKGDVEEDEAVPDSEQDIKPRFHKSRTVTLPHEAERPDGSEDAEDDDDDDALSDWNLRKCSAAALDVLANVFREELLPHLLPLLKGLLFHPEWVVKESGILVLGAIAEGCMQGMVPYLPELIPHLIQCLSDKKALVRSIACWTLSRYAHWVVSQPPDMHLKPLMTELLKRILDGNKRVQEAACSAFATLEEEACTELVPYLSYILDTLVFAFGKYQHKNLLILYDAIGTLADSVGHHLNQPEYIQKLMPPLIQKWNELKDEDKDLFPLLECLSSVATALQSGFLPYCEPVYQRCVTLVQKTLAQAMMYTQHPEQYEAPDKDFMIVALDLLSGLAEGLGGHVEQLVARSNIMTLLFQCMQDSMPEVRQSSFALLGDLTKACFIHVKPCIAEFMPILGTNLNPEFISVCNNATWAIGEICMQMGAEMQPYVQMVLNNLVEIINRPNTPKTLLENTAITIGRLGYVCPQEVAPMLQQFIRPWCTSLRNIRDNEEKDSAFRGICMMIGVNPGGVVQDFIFFCDAVASWVSPKDDLRDMFYKILHGFKDQVGEDNWQQFSEQFPPLLKERLAAFYGVSVCVVVGGITGECAASGSRCALVEGG
- the TNPO2 gene encoding transportin-2 isoform X3, translated to MDWQPDEQGLQQVLQLLKDSQSPNTATQRIVQDKLKQLNQFPDFNNYLIFVLTRLKSEDEPTRSLSGLILKNNVKAHYQSFPPPVADFIKQECLNNIGDASSLIRATIGILITTIASKGELQMWPELLPQLCNLLNSEDYNTCEGAFGALQKICEDSSELLDSDALNRPLNIMIPKFLQFFKHCSPKIRSHAIACVNQFIMDRAQALMDNIDTFIEHLFALAVDDDPEVRKNVCRALVMLLEVRIDRLIPHMHSIIQYMLQRTQDHDENVALEACEFWLTLAEQPICKEVLASHLVQLIPILVNGMKYSEIDIILLKGDVEEDEAVPDSEQDIKPRFHKSRTVTLPHEAERPDGSEDAEDDDDDDALSDWNLRKCSAAALDVLANVFREELLPHLLPLLKGLLFHPEWVVKESGILVLGAIAEGCMQGMVPYLPELIPHLIQCLSDKKALVRSIACWTLSRYAHWVVSQPPDMHLKPLMTELLKRILDGNKRVQEAACSAFATLEEEACTELVPYLSYILDTLVFAFGKYQHKNLLILYDAIGTLADSVGHHLNQPEYIQKLMPPLIQKWNELKDEDKDLFPLLECLSSVATALQSGFLPYCEPVYQRCVTLVQKTLAQAMMYTQHPEQYEAPDKDFMIVALDLLSGLAEGLGGHVEQLVARSNIMTLLFQCMQDSMPEVRQSSFALLGDLTKACFIHVKPCIAEFMPILGTNLNPEFISVCNNATWAIGEICMQMGAEMQPYVQMVLNNLVEIINRPNTPKTLLENTAITIGRLGYVCPQEVAPMLQQFIRPWCTSLRNIRDNEEKDSAFRGICMMIGVNPGGVVQDFIFFCDAVASWVSPKDDLRDMFYKILHGFKDQVGEDNWQQFSEQFPPLLKERLAAFYGV
- the TNPO2 gene encoding transportin-2 isoform X2 — its product is MDWQPDEQGLQQVLQLLKDSQSPNTATQRIVQDKLKQLNQFPDFNNYLIFVLTRLKSEDEPTRSLSGLILKNNVKAHYQSFPPPVADFIKQECLNNIGDASSLIRATIGILITTIASKGELQMWPELLPQLCNLLNSEDYNTCEGAFGALQKICEDSSELLDSDALNRPLNIMIPKFLQFFKHCSPKIRSHAIACVNQFIMDRAQALMDNIDTFIEHLFALAVDDDPEVRKNVCRALVMLLEVRIDRLIPHMHSIIQYMLQRTQDHDENVALEACEFWLTLAEQPICKEVLASHLVQLIPILVNGMKYSEIDIILLKGDVEEDEAVPDSEQDIKPRFHKSRTVTLPHEAERPDGSEDAEDDDDDDALSDWNLRKCSAAALDVLANVFREELLPHLLPLLKGLLFHPEWVVKESGILVLGAIAEGCMQGMVPYLPELIPHLIQCLSDKKALVRSIACWTLSRYAHWVVSQPPDMHLKPLMTELLKRILDGNKRVQEAACSAFATLEEEACTELVPYLSYILDTLVFAFGKYQHKNLLILYDAIGTLADSVGHHLNQPEYIQKLMPPLIQKWNELKDEDKDLFPLLECLSSVATALQSGFLPYCEPVYQRCVTLVQKTLAQAMMYTQHPEQYEAPDKDFMIVALDLLSGLAEGLGGHVEQLVARSNIMTLLFQCMQDSMPEVRQSSFALLGDLTKACFIHVKPCIAEFMPILGTNLNPEFISVCNNATWAIGEICMQMGAEMQPYVQMVLNNLVEIINRPNTPKTLLENTGRLTSPSAIPAITIGRLGYVCPQEVAPMLQQFIRPWCTSLRNIRDNEEKDSAFRGICMMIGVNPGGVVQDFIFFCDAVASWVSPKDDLRDMFYKILHGFKDQVGEDNWQQFSEQFPPLLKERLAAFYGV